From the Burkholderia ubonensis genome, one window contains:
- a CDS encoding cupin domain-containing protein translates to MTIKHHFSAGGVYAREQTLHAGEEVQKHVHDYDHLSYLAHGTAMLDVDGELSVLHGPCMLEVKAGRVHRITALTNLTWLCIHAESVADPETLMKG, encoded by the coding sequence ATGACCATCAAGCACCACTTCTCCGCCGGCGGCGTGTACGCGCGCGAGCAGACGCTGCATGCCGGCGAGGAAGTGCAGAAGCACGTGCACGACTACGACCACCTCAGCTATCTGGCGCACGGCACCGCGATGCTCGACGTCGACGGGGAGCTGAGCGTGCTGCACGGTCCGTGCATGCTCGAAGTGAAGGCTGGCCGCGTGCATCGCATTACCGCGCTGACAAACCTGACATGGCTCTGTATCCACGCCGAAAGCGTGGCGGATCCGGAAACGTTGATGAAGGGGTAA
- a CDS encoding aspartyl/asparaginyl beta-hydroxylase domain-containing protein: MNNLIRIGGGIDTAPLLLAIARQPGLWNRHTARTDPEGGPHADVSDIWLRYNDEKPYKAAGDYTGFNDAHDAVFYPEWYALPQVRPIVFGLMARVEGTRLGGILITKVPAGKRVLPHADDNWHVRHYNTKLYVPLQSNPKCWNRVENETVAMAPGEVWYFDNTKEHEVVNEGDDDRITLIVSIRCEK; encoded by the coding sequence ATGAACAACCTGATCCGAATCGGTGGTGGTATTGACACGGCCCCACTGCTGCTCGCGATTGCGCGGCAACCGGGGCTGTGGAATCGGCATACCGCGCGCACCGACCCGGAAGGCGGCCCGCACGCCGACGTGTCGGATATCTGGCTTCGGTACAACGACGAGAAGCCGTACAAGGCGGCCGGAGACTACACCGGGTTCAACGACGCCCATGACGCCGTCTTCTATCCGGAGTGGTACGCGCTACCGCAGGTTCGCCCGATCGTGTTTGGCCTGATGGCGCGCGTCGAGGGAACGCGGCTGGGCGGCATCCTCATCACGAAGGTCCCCGCCGGCAAGCGCGTCTTGCCGCACGCCGACGACAACTGGCACGTACGGCACTACAACACGAAGCTGTACGTCCCGCTGCAGTCGAACCCGAAGTGCTGGAACCGCGTCGAGAACGAGACGGTTGCGATGGCGCCGGGGGAGGTCTGGTACTTCGATAACACGAAGGAGCATGAAGTGGTCAACGAAGGCGACGACGATCGGATCACGCTGATCGTGTCGATCAGGTGCGAGAAATGA
- a CDS encoding 3TM-type holin: protein MGFLDPISAVSDVVGKVIDRVWPDPAQAAAAKLQLLQLQQTGELAQITGQMQINQAEAQSSDPLQHWRGGMGWVCVTGYAWNFVLRPAMSDISALFGHHIVLTEMDLTQLATITIGMLGLGGMHVYQQVKGK, encoded by the coding sequence ATGGGATTCCTCGACCCGATTTCCGCAGTTTCCGACGTTGTCGGGAAGGTCATCGATCGCGTATGGCCGGATCCGGCGCAGGCGGCCGCAGCAAAGTTGCAGTTGCTCCAGCTGCAGCAGACGGGCGAGCTCGCGCAGATCACTGGCCAAATGCAGATCAACCAGGCCGAGGCGCAGAGCAGCGACCCGTTGCAGCACTGGCGTGGCGGCATGGGGTGGGTGTGCGTGACCGGGTACGCCTGGAACTTCGTACTCCGGCCGGCGATGAGCGACATCTCCGCGCTTTTCGGGCACCACATCGTCTTGACGGAAATGGATCTCACGCAACTCGCGACGATCACGATCGGCATGCTCGGGCTCGGCGGGATGCACGTCTATCAACAGGTCAAAGGCAAATGA
- a CDS encoding glycoside hydrolase family 108 protein, translated as MSSFDDAFASLMGNEGGYSNNSADPGGETMWGVTARVARAHGYGGDMRQLPQATARLIAKTVYWDPYYCDQFDPRVAFQVFDAAYNGGLPVTWLQKAAGVEVDGRIGPVTIAAVNAADPLRIVARFLAYRLKYLADLHNWPSFSHGWANRIANNLLKGAA; from the coding sequence GTGAGCAGCTTCGACGACGCCTTCGCGTCCCTGATGGGCAACGAGGGCGGGTATTCGAACAACTCGGCCGACCCTGGCGGCGAAACGATGTGGGGCGTCACTGCTCGCGTCGCGCGTGCGCATGGGTACGGCGGTGATATGCGCCAGCTTCCGCAGGCTACGGCGAGGTTGATCGCGAAAACGGTCTACTGGGATCCGTACTACTGCGACCAGTTCGATCCGCGCGTGGCGTTCCAGGTCTTCGATGCCGCGTATAACGGCGGGCTACCGGTGACCTGGTTGCAGAAGGCTGCGGGCGTGGAAGTTGACGGCCGGATCGGACCGGTGACGATCGCCGCGGTGAACGCAGCGGACCCGCTGCGCATCGTCGCGCGGTTCCTCGCATACCGGCTGAAATATCTGGCCGACCTGCACAACTGGCCGTCGTTCAGCCACGGGTGGGCGAACCGCATCGCCAACAACCTTTTGAAGGGGGCCGCGTGA
- a CDS encoding N4-gp56 family major capsid protein, with protein sequence MLTKILALLTGLMFPGVTNQSTSFTADVEAYIQEEVEPLARRQLVAYQFGKPLKLDTNRGTTYTASRYQRLPLPYAPLQEGVAPPGEAMTLQQVSATAQQWGDRVIITDVANLTIKHPLFQQACELVSIQMPETLERNTLNTLLSAPQVNYAGGAANRAALTASNVMSPHESNRLFASMAAYGVPRFNGDEREDMMIEAGAYRDPSMTPRVKQHYVALISPFSAQDMRENSSVQQAWAYSDVNRLYNNELGDFGGIRFCETNMMPYWTGAAAINGTASASGGQLATGTYYIQVTAAPALTSVEQTIYQVSSSISVTGPTGSISVTLPSFPNYVFNVYIGTTTSPANLATAIGNGVPVTGVLAGQATQLQPNQTVTLTGIGVTQTPPAAPANGVSVFPVIFIGNHSYGQVLLENPEFHYLTGADKSDPLNQTRVVSWKVFYGSILLNTAFLARVECGSAFAPGYQGGTVTTP encoded by the coding sequence ATGCTGACAAAAATTCTGGCCCTCCTGACGGGCCTCATGTTCCCCGGGGTGACGAACCAGTCGACGAGTTTTACGGCTGACGTCGAAGCGTACATCCAGGAAGAAGTCGAGCCGCTCGCACGCCGGCAACTGGTCGCGTACCAGTTCGGCAAGCCGCTGAAGCTCGACACGAACCGCGGCACGACGTACACCGCGTCGCGCTACCAGCGCCTGCCGCTGCCGTACGCGCCGCTGCAGGAAGGTGTTGCGCCTCCGGGCGAAGCGATGACGCTGCAACAGGTCAGCGCCACTGCTCAGCAATGGGGCGATCGCGTCATCATCACCGATGTCGCGAACCTCACCATCAAGCACCCGCTGTTCCAGCAAGCCTGCGAGCTGGTGTCGATCCAGATGCCCGAAACGCTCGAGCGCAACACGCTGAACACGCTGCTGTCCGCGCCGCAGGTGAACTACGCCGGGGGCGCAGCAAACCGTGCTGCGCTGACCGCGTCGAACGTGATGTCGCCGCACGAATCGAACCGCCTGTTCGCATCGATGGCGGCCTACGGCGTGCCGCGCTTCAATGGCGACGAGCGCGAAGACATGATGATCGAGGCCGGCGCGTATCGCGATCCGTCCATGACGCCGCGCGTCAAGCAGCACTACGTCGCCCTGATCAGCCCGTTCTCCGCGCAGGACATGCGCGAGAACTCGTCCGTGCAGCAAGCCTGGGCGTACAGCGACGTGAACCGGCTCTACAACAACGAGCTCGGCGACTTCGGAGGCATCCGTTTCTGCGAAACGAACATGATGCCGTACTGGACCGGTGCGGCCGCGATCAACGGCACCGCGTCCGCGTCGGGCGGCCAGCTCGCAACCGGCACGTACTACATCCAGGTGACGGCCGCGCCGGCGCTTACGTCGGTCGAACAGACGATCTACCAGGTGTCGTCGTCGATCAGCGTGACGGGCCCGACCGGCTCGATCTCGGTCACACTGCCGTCGTTCCCGAACTACGTGTTCAACGTGTACATCGGCACGACCACGAGCCCGGCCAACCTCGCCACGGCGATCGGCAACGGTGTTCCGGTCACCGGTGTGCTCGCTGGTCAGGCAACGCAGCTGCAACCGAACCAGACGGTCACGCTGACCGGTATCGGCGTCACGCAAACGCCGCCGGCCGCGCCGGCGAACGGCGTGTCGGTGTTCCCGGTGATCTTCATCGGCAACCACAGTTACGGCCAGGTGCTGCTCGAGAACCCCGAGTTCCACTACCTGACCGGCGCCGACAAGTCGGATCCGCTGAACCAGACCCGGGTCGTGTCGTGGAAAGTGTTCTACGGCTCGATCCTGCTCAACACGGCCTTCCTGGCTCGCGTCGAATGCGGCTCCGCGTTCGCGCCGGGCTATCAGGGCGGTACCGTGACCACCCCGTAA
- a CDS encoding M48 family metalloprotease: MKNFFARATPWHTVQTGDLMGHLTSSEQAAVIAHERGHLAHWHAEKRLMWFLTLAVFWNWHGFLKMCERQELEADGYAISCGHGRGLRMFLIKHGSRRKHLGYPCLHKRLEALDVR; this comes from the coding sequence ATGAAAAACTTCTTCGCGCGCGCGACGCCGTGGCATACGGTCCAAACCGGTGACCTGATGGGGCACCTGACGTCTTCGGAGCAGGCCGCGGTCATCGCGCACGAGCGCGGACACCTGGCGCACTGGCATGCGGAGAAGCGCCTGATGTGGTTCCTCACGCTGGCCGTGTTCTGGAACTGGCACGGCTTCCTGAAGATGTGCGAACGCCAGGAACTCGAAGCGGACGGATACGCGATCTCCTGCGGGCACGGTCGCGGCTTGCGCATGTTCCTGATCAAGCACGGCAGCCGGCGCAAGCACCTCGGTTATCCGTGCTTGCACAAGCGGCTGGAGGCGCTCGATGTCCGATGA
- a CDS encoding ArsR family transcriptional regulator, whose product MKQIEREGSAQRCICELLARRSPMTINEIAEARGIHPRATARQLDALAEAGFVSAAGIPKRYTRTKKPIPAIVPLAPKSARIAESRRRDAERVSTPFRIPAPTELDRVMLSWVGAEA is encoded by the coding sequence GTGAAGCAGATCGAGCGAGAAGGATCCGCGCAGCGCTGCATCTGCGAACTGCTCGCGCGCCGCAGTCCGATGACTATCAACGAAATCGCCGAGGCGCGGGGCATCCATCCGCGGGCGACGGCTCGCCAGCTCGATGCATTGGCCGAGGCAGGATTCGTTTCCGCGGCCGGCATCCCAAAGCGCTATACGCGTACCAAGAAGCCGATCCCGGCCATCGTGCCGCTCGCGCCCAAGTCCGCGCGTATCGCGGAGAGCAGGCGGCGCGACGCGGAGCGTGTTTCGACACCGTTCCGGATTCCGGCGCCGACGGAACTCGATCGCGTGATGCTGTCCTGGGTCGGAGCTGAAGCATGA
- a CDS encoding DnaB-like helicase C-terminal domain-containing protein, protein MKTFGDFGIQLGSKNGVEVKVTCPQCSPSRKKKNYPCLNVNTEKGVWNCWHCGWSGTLKSGEWQKPEVRRVYAKPKFVKAEKHVDELQAWFDARGISAAVVERNQITLGHEYFPQAEEERGCVLFPYFRGEDVVNVKYRTRDKLFRMAAGAERVLYGLNDVDPGCLVWVEGEMDKLSVEMAGVKSCVSVPDGAPAPDSRDYAHKFDFLLDPAIEAVATHIIAVDNDAAGVRLQEELVRRLGRDKCLVVTWPDGCKDANDVLLKHGAEVIGDCIAAARALPVEGTYTVEDFRQAMRDRFEHGAPRGITTGWKSIDPHYRVMPGEITLITGIPGAGKSEWLDALTVNLARDHGWTFGVFSPENQPLEYHADKLIEKYVGKPAEFGPTERMTVAEHEDAMDWLEAHFTFVLPEEPTVDGLLDIGRSLVRRHGIRGLLLDPWNEIDHKRPPALTETEYISQSLTRIRKFARENGVHVWIVAHPTKLQKGTDGRYPVPTPYDIAGSAHWRNKADNCITVHRDQVGSDALVEVHVQKVRKKQNGRIGMVELRYNAVVGQYSCESNYVADVPRTPPAKPHHETGEE, encoded by the coding sequence ATGAAGACCTTTGGCGATTTCGGTATCCAGCTCGGCTCGAAGAACGGCGTCGAAGTCAAGGTGACTTGTCCGCAATGTTCGCCGAGCCGGAAAAAGAAGAACTATCCGTGCTTGAACGTCAACACGGAAAAGGGCGTCTGGAATTGCTGGCACTGCGGCTGGAGCGGCACGCTCAAGAGCGGCGAATGGCAAAAGCCAGAAGTGCGCCGCGTGTATGCGAAGCCCAAATTCGTGAAGGCGGAGAAGCACGTCGACGAGCTCCAGGCGTGGTTCGATGCACGCGGCATCTCTGCCGCGGTCGTCGAGCGCAACCAGATCACGCTCGGCCACGAGTACTTCCCGCAGGCCGAGGAAGAGCGCGGGTGCGTCCTGTTCCCGTACTTCCGCGGCGAGGATGTCGTCAACGTCAAGTACCGTACGCGTGACAAGCTGTTCCGTATGGCGGCCGGCGCTGAGCGCGTGCTGTACGGCCTGAACGACGTCGATCCTGGCTGCCTCGTATGGGTTGAGGGAGAGATGGACAAGCTCTCGGTCGAAATGGCCGGCGTCAAGAGCTGCGTATCCGTCCCGGACGGCGCGCCGGCACCGGATTCGCGTGATTACGCGCACAAGTTCGACTTCCTGCTCGATCCGGCGATTGAAGCGGTCGCGACGCACATCATCGCGGTCGACAACGACGCGGCTGGTGTGCGTCTGCAGGAGGAACTTGTACGTCGCCTCGGGCGAGACAAGTGTCTGGTCGTCACGTGGCCGGACGGTTGCAAGGACGCGAATGACGTGCTGCTGAAGCACGGTGCCGAGGTAATCGGCGACTGCATCGCGGCGGCGCGCGCGCTGCCTGTCGAGGGGACGTACACCGTCGAGGATTTTCGGCAGGCGATGCGAGATCGGTTCGAGCACGGCGCGCCGCGTGGCATCACGACGGGCTGGAAATCGATCGACCCGCACTACCGCGTCATGCCGGGGGAGATCACGCTGATAACCGGTATCCCGGGCGCTGGCAAGAGCGAATGGCTCGACGCGCTCACGGTCAATCTCGCGCGCGATCACGGCTGGACTTTCGGCGTCTTCTCACCGGAGAACCAGCCGCTCGAATATCACGCCGACAAGTTGATCGAGAAGTATGTCGGCAAGCCAGCTGAGTTCGGGCCGACGGAACGGATGACGGTCGCCGAGCATGAAGACGCGATGGACTGGCTCGAGGCGCACTTCACATTCGTCTTGCCGGAAGAGCCGACGGTCGATGGTCTGCTCGACATTGGCCGGTCGCTGGTGCGCCGCCACGGCATCCGCGGCTTACTGCTCGACCCGTGGAACGAGATCGATCACAAACGACCGCCGGCACTTACTGAGACCGAGTACATCTCGCAGTCGCTGACACGGATTCGGAAGTTTGCTCGCGAAAACGGCGTGCATGTCTGGATCGTGGCGCACCCAACGAAGCTGCAGAAGGGCACCGACGGCCGCTATCCGGTGCCGACCCCGTACGACATCGCGGGCAGCGCGCACTGGCGCAACAAAGCGGACAACTGCATCACCGTGCACCGAGACCAGGTTGGCAGCGATGCGTTGGTTGAGGTCCATGTCCAGAAGGTCCGAAAAAAGCAAAACGGCCGGATCGGCATGGTCGAGCTTCGTTACAACGCGGTCGTTGGGCAGTACTCGTGCGAGTCGAACTACGTGGCTGATGTACCGCGCACACCGCCGGCAAAACCTCATCATGAAACGGGAGAAGAGTGA
- a CDS encoding helix-turn-helix domain-containing protein: MSFQAMTWAVEQDLPALQKLVLLMLANCCNAHTGRCDPSHDRLAKECGMSRDSVRRAIAELEKCGLIEIRRQTQNGVNLPNQYLLRVGSSVGGVGADSTDGYVPTAPTVGADSTEGRCSQQGGVGADSTTKQEVKPGSKPNTSSEESGRSVPRAKKSADRKTPLSENFAISDRIRQWAEEKGHARLQERLDHFVGTAKAKGYRYVDWDQAFMNAIRDDWAKLGNDAAPKKQPALAW; this comes from the coding sequence ATGAGCTTCCAAGCCATGACATGGGCCGTCGAGCAGGACTTGCCGGCCCTCCAGAAGCTCGTCCTGCTGATGCTGGCGAACTGCTGCAACGCGCACACGGGACGTTGCGACCCATCGCACGACCGGCTGGCGAAAGAGTGCGGAATGAGCCGTGACTCCGTGCGACGTGCAATTGCGGAACTCGAGAAGTGCGGCCTAATCGAGATTCGACGTCAGACTCAAAACGGCGTCAATCTTCCGAATCAGTATCTCCTGAGGGTGGGGTCATCCGTAGGGGGAGTGGGTGCTGATAGCACCGACGGGTATGTGCCCACAGCACCTACGGTGGGTGCTGACAGCACCGAGGGTAGGTGCTCACAGCAGGGAGGGGTAGGTGCTGACAGCACCACAAAACAGGAAGTTAAACCAGGAAGTAAACCAAATACATCGTCCGAAGAGTCCGGACGATCTGTGCCTAGGGCGAAAAAGTCGGCTGATCGCAAAACGCCATTGTCCGAGAACTTCGCCATCAGCGACCGCATTCGGCAGTGGGCAGAGGAAAAAGGTCATGCGAGGCTTCAGGAGCGACTCGACCATTTCGTCGGTACGGCGAAGGCAAAAGGCTATCGATACGTCGACTGGGATCAGGCGTTTATGAACGCAATTCGAGACGACTGGGCGAAGCTCGGAAACGATGCGGCGCCGAAAAAGCAACCTGCGTTGGCGTGGTGA
- a CDS encoding transcriptional regulator encodes MKKTAAPAGSGKPTEPILPRVGLSKWAQIAPFIPMCRESWRKLGIAGKAPPPIRMSRTHSCYSNAEVHRWLADPLGYAAAPQEQQEAA; translated from the coding sequence GTGAAAAAGACAGCAGCGCCAGCCGGTTCCGGCAAGCCGACCGAGCCGATCCTCCCGCGGGTCGGGCTCTCCAAATGGGCCCAGATCGCGCCCTTTATTCCGATGTGCCGCGAGTCCTGGCGGAAGCTGGGGATCGCCGGAAAGGCGCCTCCGCCGATCCGCATGAGCCGCACGCATTCCTGCTACAGCAACGCCGAAGTGCACCGGTGGCTGGCGGATCCGCTCGGGTACGCTGCGGCGCCTCAGGAACAGCAGGAGGCGGCGTGA
- a CDS encoding acyltransferase family protein: MALHFFGSGAGWSNFPFANANLAVDFFFMLSGFVLCHVYEHGMKTRTISTAKFISHRFVRMYPLHIASMIAMGVVDHLYWGKLPYVDGPVWTGVLNVLLLQSMGFTSQWSWNAASWSISNEFWIGALILPVVFQKVRTEAIVLAAYAGYFFLYNSAHTIHAAYQALPAGLSTGMVRSFSGILLGVAIYRIAAATAQTPANPSRWKNLSALVEALLLGGIVYVVYGDARGNIEFEALAAMPFLIFSVSQSGSVVARILSCRPMKWLGEISYSVYLVHFPMITLGVYLGMMKITNPYIRFAAFAAVVLTLSTLVYRYFERPIYKRYRDLFVPVGYREEVSERVKV, from the coding sequence ATGGCTTTGCACTTCTTCGGGTCCGGGGCCGGATGGAGCAACTTCCCGTTCGCCAACGCGAACCTCGCCGTCGACTTCTTCTTCATGCTGTCTGGCTTTGTGCTGTGTCACGTGTACGAGCACGGGATGAAAACCAGGACGATCTCGACGGCCAAATTCATCAGCCATCGATTCGTGCGCATGTACCCCTTGCACATCGCAAGCATGATCGCGATGGGCGTGGTGGATCATCTCTACTGGGGCAAACTGCCCTACGTTGACGGCCCAGTATGGACCGGGGTTTTGAACGTCCTGTTGTTGCAAAGCATGGGCTTCACATCGCAGTGGAGTTGGAACGCCGCAAGCTGGTCCATCTCCAATGAGTTCTGGATCGGCGCGCTCATCCTGCCTGTCGTGTTTCAGAAGGTTCGGACGGAAGCCATCGTACTGGCCGCCTATGCGGGCTACTTCTTCCTGTACAACTCGGCACACACGATTCACGCTGCGTACCAGGCGCTCCCTGCCGGACTGTCGACGGGCATGGTGCGCTCGTTCAGCGGCATCCTGCTCGGCGTCGCCATCTATCGCATTGCTGCCGCTACCGCGCAAACGCCGGCGAACCCCTCGCGATGGAAGAACCTTTCTGCCTTGGTGGAAGCGCTACTGCTCGGCGGGATCGTCTACGTCGTCTATGGCGACGCACGCGGCAACATCGAATTTGAGGCACTCGCCGCCATGCCCTTCCTCATCTTCAGCGTGTCGCAGTCTGGAAGCGTGGTCGCTCGCATCCTCTCATGCCGCCCCATGAAATGGCTGGGCGAGATCAGTTACTCGGTCTACCTCGTTCATTTTCCGATGATCACGCTGGGCGTCTACCTGGGGATGATGAAAATCACCAACCCGTACATCCGCTTTGCGGCCTTTGCCGCGGTCGTGTTGACCTTGTCGACGCTTGTATATCGCTACTTTGAACGCCCGATCTACAAACGCTATCGCGACTTGTTTGTGCCCGTAGGTTATCGGGAGGAAGTCTCAGAGCGCGTCAAGGTCTAG
- a CDS encoding tyrosine-type recombinase/integrase, which produces MPLTDVAVRAAKPLEKSYKLADGQGMYLEVMPNGSKYWRLKYRIDGKEKRMALGVYPAVTLLAARKARDEIKEQLRGGLDPSHEKKRVKAQRSLDRVNSFEPIAREWHEQRKQSWSEGHAVRIMKLLERELFPGLGARPIADVSAPELLAVIRKIESRGAIELAHKTIQATSQIFRYAIATGRAERDPAPDLRGALKTRSVVHMKRVSEAELPELMQKISAYDGDLQTRLALQFMALTFVRTSELRFAEWTEIDEKKKEWRIPAEKMKMRTPHIVPLSKQTLEVIAKLRELNGRSQFLFPSRSSSKKPMSENTILYALYRMGYHSRMTGHGFRGLASTILNEHNFNRDWIERQLAHSERDGVRAAYNHAEYLPERRKMMQWWGTIWRTWATTRPTEKEAA; this is translated from the coding sequence ATGCCCCTTACCGATGTCGCCGTCCGTGCGGCCAAGCCTCTCGAAAAGTCCTACAAGCTGGCCGACGGCCAAGGCATGTACCTCGAGGTCATGCCGAACGGCTCGAAGTACTGGCGGTTGAAGTATCGCATCGACGGTAAGGAGAAACGGATGGCCCTCGGGGTCTATCCGGCCGTGACCTTGCTGGCTGCGCGTAAGGCCCGAGATGAGATCAAGGAGCAGTTGCGCGGCGGTCTGGATCCATCGCACGAAAAGAAGCGTGTGAAGGCACAGCGCAGCCTGGACCGCGTGAATTCGTTCGAGCCCATCGCTAGGGAGTGGCATGAACAGCGAAAGCAGTCGTGGAGTGAGGGCCACGCTGTACGAATCATGAAGCTACTCGAGCGCGAGTTGTTTCCGGGACTCGGTGCACGACCGATCGCCGATGTCTCGGCGCCGGAGCTGCTTGCAGTGATCCGAAAGATAGAGTCGCGCGGTGCGATCGAGCTCGCACACAAGACTATTCAGGCAACGAGCCAGATCTTTCGATACGCCATTGCCACCGGCCGGGCAGAGCGCGACCCCGCTCCCGATCTCCGCGGCGCGCTGAAGACCCGTTCCGTCGTGCACATGAAACGCGTGAGCGAGGCTGAACTGCCGGAACTCATGCAGAAGATCAGCGCGTACGACGGCGACTTGCAGACGCGCCTGGCGCTGCAGTTCATGGCGCTGACATTTGTTCGTACGAGCGAGCTGCGGTTCGCTGAGTGGACTGAGATCGACGAGAAGAAGAAGGAGTGGCGCATCCCGGCCGAGAAGATGAAGATGCGCACGCCGCATATCGTGCCGCTGTCGAAGCAGACCCTCGAGGTGATCGCGAAACTCCGCGAACTGAACGGCCGCAGCCAGTTCCTGTTCCCGAGTCGGTCGAGCTCCAAGAAGCCGATGAGCGAGAACACGATCCTGTACGCCTTGTACCGGATGGGCTACCACTCACGGATGACGGGGCACGGCTTCCGGGGCCTCGCGTCGACTATCCTGAATGAGCACAATTTCAACCGGGACTGGATTGAGCGCCAACTGGCGCACAGCGAGCGCGACGGCGTCCGGGCTGCGTACAACCATGCGGAGTACCTGCCGGAGCGCCGGAAAATGATGCAGTGGTGGGGGACTATTTGGAGAACCTGGGCGACCACCAGGCCCACTGAGAAGGAGGCTGCGTGA
- a CDS encoding substrate-binding domain-containing protein, with protein sequence MTPTIKDVAALAGFSIATVSRALNAPHTVSPATLAAIRTAIDTLKFRPSPLGRQLRGERTRLVGVVLPTLANPVFADCLQGIDELATAAGFKLILMTTEYDEARERHAIETLREQRVEGLILTVADADTHPLLDMLDRDGPHYVLMHNDTQRRPSVSVDNRRAAYDGVRMLTARGHRRVLMLAGSLAASDRARQRHLGCAQALEESGVAPLPPVEVDFNAPELPDAVLAHLTARATRPTALFCSNDLLAMVVMRGLRRAGFSVPDDISVLGFDGIAIGELLAPPLASVATPNRDIGRHAWLRLVESIGGAAIERTSRILPHAVREGATVATITPADLRAREA encoded by the coding sequence ATGACCCCGACCATCAAGGATGTGGCCGCACTCGCCGGCTTCTCGATCGCCACCGTGTCGCGCGCGCTCAACGCGCCGCATACGGTCAGCCCCGCGACGCTCGCCGCGATCCGCACGGCCATCGATACGCTGAAATTCCGCCCGAGCCCGCTCGGCCGCCAGTTGCGCGGCGAGCGCACGCGGCTCGTCGGCGTCGTGCTGCCGACGCTCGCGAACCCGGTGTTCGCCGACTGCCTGCAAGGCATCGACGAGCTCGCGACCGCGGCCGGCTTCAAGCTGATCCTGATGACGACCGAGTACGACGAGGCGCGCGAGCGCCACGCGATCGAAACGCTGCGCGAGCAGCGCGTCGAAGGGCTGATCCTGACCGTCGCCGATGCCGACACGCATCCGCTCCTCGACATGCTCGACCGCGACGGCCCGCATTACGTGCTGATGCACAACGACACGCAGCGCCGCCCGTCGGTGTCGGTCGACAACCGCCGCGCCGCCTACGACGGCGTGCGCATGCTGACGGCGCGCGGCCATCGCCGCGTGCTGATGCTCGCCGGCTCGCTCGCCGCGTCGGACCGCGCGCGGCAGCGTCATCTCGGCTGTGCGCAGGCGCTCGAGGAAAGCGGCGTCGCGCCGCTGCCGCCCGTCGAGGTCGACTTCAACGCGCCCGAGCTGCCCGACGCGGTGCTCGCGCACCTGACCGCGCGCGCGACGCGTCCGACGGCGCTCTTCTGCAGCAATGACCTGCTCGCGATGGTCGTGATGCGCGGCCTCAGGCGCGCCGGCTTCTCGGTGCCCGACGACATCTCGGTGCTCGGCTTCGACGGCATCGCGATCGGCGAGCTGCTCGCGCCGCCGCTCGCGAGCGTCGCGACGCCGAACCGCGACATCGGCCGTCATGCATGGCTGCGCCTCGTCGAAAGCATCGGCGGCGCGGCCATCGAACGCACGTCGCGGATCCTGCCGCACGCGGTCCGCGAAGGCGCGACGGTCGCGACGATCACGCCGGCCGACCTGCGCGCACGCGAAGCCTGA